CTAAACTTTTCGATTAATTCAGTCGCTTTTCGATTCATCACATGTCTGCTTCAACTTGATAGCTCTTATATCAGGTTTTGTATGTACAGTGTGAGATAAAATCTGTTGTGTCAGTGCTAGCTTAGATCAGATCAGATATGCGGCTTTATGGAACACTTGTAAACCCACTGTATTCTTgaagaaaaatcaaataaaaaaggatGACACTTTTAGATCATGGGCTATACaactaaaaataacaaaaagtgTTAAACCAATCAAATTGATTAGTCtgttttcttgtagtgtaaCTACAAGGTTACCACTCTCAACCCAATGGGGACAGCGTATAGATCTTTCTTAAACGTTTAAGACTCTCTCTCATTTGTCAATTAGAGTCACAAAGTGAAATTTGTTCAATACACCCTCTCTTTTGCGAATTTCCCTTACTCAAATAAAAGGCAAAAATTgatgaacaaaaaaatattacaaaaatggcTCAACTTTTTTTGACCGTCGCGAATTCAACGTGGGAAGCAAGAATATTTGGTGTTATATAAAGGATGAgaagaacaaaatgaaactaaaaagccTCAGAGCCAAGACGAAAGTATCTTCCCTTCTCCATGGCCTGCTTCGATTTCTGGACCTGTTCCAGACCGGGACCGGCTAGATCAAACCGAGTTATCTGCGACGGCGACGTTTGTGTTCGCCATAATTCAATCACGGAGAAGCAAAGGCCAAAGCGAAAGCGAAAGCGAAAGCTTCGAATTTCATTTCGTCTGGCAATTGCAATTGCGAAGAGACGCAAAAGCAGAGGCAAAAATTGAGAAATCCAAGGTAATTAGGTTTATGTGTATAGTTAAAAGATGTGTAGATATTAGGCTCCCGGTGCATTCATTATATGCAGTCGGTTTCATAGGGCCATCTCATGATTGATTAAGTGTGTCATAAACTTGTGATCAATCACATTAACAGGtcacaaatttgatttaaaaaaaaaaaaaaagaaagatgtaTAGTTATTGTTCGTAGATTTGTAATATAGTTTCGTTTCAATTTCGGGGAAAAAACAATCAAATGGTGAGAATACACAAGTACGAGAAAGGAAATGCGATTGCATGGGGCATGAAAAcagcaaaaatctaaaagcaatcTTCCTTTGATCAATGTACAAGAATGCTAATTCCATTTGTGGGTGACCAGATAATGACCTACAGTCCTACACAGCTACAATATTATTACAACATTTCTCCCTGAAACTTGGCTATCCTACTAGATTTCGAGCTTCTCTTCTCGTGATTGGGGTGCAATCCTTTTTAGAAGAGGTGGCCTGTTGTATTACCTATTCCAACCTTGGACTAAATACTGGATGTTTTTTCCGATAAGCTTGGGCATACCTTTACACAATATGGTGTGTCGTGAAAGAACAGCAAACAGGAGAAATGGAATGCCCGGCACGGATTCATGGAAAAGATGGAGCTTCAGATCACTTCAAATGGCCAAATTGTAGTAATCCCATCTTCAAAACTCACAGTTGCAAGGCAAGGTCTGGCTGCTGAGAATCGACCAAAACACCCGAAGATGGTCTGCCGGGAGACCCAGAAGACTGAAAACTAATGTTCAAGTCAGGAGGAAGTGATTCCTGTTTTGGTCTAGGCTGAGCAGGTGTATTGAGATTATGCCGAGGAGAAGGCACCTGGAACCTAGACAAGTCGGCAGCTACTAATTGTGGGAAAACCATTGGTCGGTTTGGTATCTGAGCTTCAATTCCTGCTCTAGACATATGGGGGGGCACAAAGGCGTTGAAGGGAAAACTGCCCTTACCAGGCTGGAAATGCATCCCAGATGCAGGAAATTCTCCACGATATTGTAAATTCTGTGGTTGGTGATCACGGGAGGAATTATATAAGGATTCAGCAGATATTTGACTGTTGTTGGTGCCTGTGTTGTCACTAGCCTGTTTAAAACCTCCTGCCCCTATCGACATCCATGCTCGAGCAGCAGCTGCAGCAGCATTGTTTGAATCATCTCCTCTTCGCGTAGGAGTAGCAGGGGAAACTGGAGATGAATCAACTCTGGACTGCTGTGAAGACTTATGTTGTTGGTTTTGAGACTTCTCAAGCATCCTCATCATATGGATAGGATTACCAAGGCCCTGCTCTTGTCCAtgaggaaataaagttgcagcTTTGTTCCCATTATTAGCAAAACCACGAGCAGCCCCATTACCATTACTCAAACCCATTGCATTAGGCAGTCCGCCGGCAGAAAACCCATTGATATTCAGTTGTTCAGAACACACAGAAGACAAAGGATTTCTGTTATTTGGAGCCATCTTGACTGACCTTGGACTAGGAACTACAATGCTACTAGTTACCTTACTCTGTTCAGCACTGCTTTGGTTGGTAGCTAGTGGTTGAGCATTTATTTCATCCTGCTTCAAATGCTTCTTCTCAGATTCAATGAAATTTTGGGAGTGAAAATTTTGAGCATGGTATTTGGGACTAGCAGAATTAGGAGGTTTGTTTCCAGAAGCACAAAGGAAAAATGGTTTGCTTTCAATGTTAGCATCACCATTATGCTGCTGCTCCTTAGCAGTATTTGAGATATTGGTATTATTTGCAGTAGGTTTTGATCCAGCTGAACCAACAACATAGTGCTGTTTCCCTTCAATGGTGGGCCTTGCAACAGGGTTATCCTTCACAGAAACCAGATTCTTCTTAGGTTCCATCTTATCCTCCTTGTGAACATCAATTTTCTGCCTAAATTTCGCCAGAAAAGATGGTTCCTTGAGAGTATAGTTCTTGAGCATCAACACTGGGGTTGGAAGTGGTTCATACTCCCCGATCCATCCGCGACCAAATTTGAACGCAGGAGGCAGTGCTTGCTCAATCCTCCTCGATGCAAATTCCCAGGCAATTGGCCCAAGTGTTGCAGCAAAACGAGCCAGGCTCCTAGCATAGGAATGATCAGCATAGAGCCCCACCTAGTCAAGAAAAAACCATATAAGCATAAGTGCATGACGTTGTGCATTCAACAGTCAACAATTATTGAGTCTACTTACAGGAATCAGATCCTTTCTTTCTCCCTCAAAAGTTGAAAACACAGAATCTGAACTTGAGGCAGATTGAGATGATACGGTAAAAGTTGCACGGCGATTCTCATCTTGTAGAGCTGATTTTCTTCCAAATCTACAAATAGGGCCCTTCCCTATTCCATTAAACAGAGAGAATAAATCAGAACCACAGGAAAATAGAATCTGTCAAAGCAACTTGGGCGTTTACATACTACAGaaggggaaaaataaaaaatcatggcATCTCTAACACTGAAAGCATGTGATACTCAAGGCACCTGAATGTAATTCTTCCTTGTCCAAGTTGTCAGTCAAGAAAGAATTTCCCTCAATAGGCCAATCAATGCTGCCGGGTCTGCCAGAGGTGCCTGGA
This portion of the Ipomoea triloba cultivar NCNSP0323 chromosome 5, ASM357664v1 genome encodes:
- the LOC116018802 gene encoding bromodomain-containing protein 9, translating into MGQIVRKKKKGRPSKADLAARLNAAGGDEEKELRRSGRRRNVRYTFDIDDFLDEEYFLEDEEDERRREKKLELLLKLQGKDNDGEDELTPSRTRRVSHAPAASASSSDYDDDGKPSKKRKIHGDDEEFEENDDDNENDDEVRGRKAESRGVESSPGTPLERPSGVALPDKKTLELILDKLQKKDIYGVYAEPVDPEELPDYHDVIKHPMDFATVRNKLRNGSYARLELFESDVLLICSNAMQYNAPDTIYYKQARSIQELATKKFQKLRSRAEHTEKEVKSDQKPKSSAVVKKLIKKPIGRMQEPVGSDFSSGATLANAGGGIQSGSNACPGTSGRPGSIDWPIEGNSFLTDNLDKEELHSGKGPICRFGRKSALQDENRRATFTVSSQSASSSDSVFSTFEGERKDLIPVGLYADHSYARSLARFAATLGPIAWEFASRRIEQALPPAFKFGRGWIGEYEPLPTPVLMLKNYTLKEPSFLAKFRQKIDVHKEDKMEPKKNLVSVKDNPVARPTIEGKQHYVVGSAGSKPTANNTNISNTAKEQQHNGDANIESKPFFLCASGNKPPNSASPKYHAQNFHSQNFIESEKKHLKQDEINAQPLATNQSSAEQSKVTSSIVVPSPRSVKMAPNNRNPLSSVCSEQLNINGFSAGGLPNAMGLSNGNGAARGFANNGNKAATLFPHGQEQGLGNPIHMMRMLEKSQNQQHKSSQQSRVDSSPVSPATPTRRGDDSNNAAAAAARAWMSIGAGGFKQASDNTGTNNSQISAESLYNSSRDHQPQNLQYRGEFPASGMHFQPGKGSFPFNAFVPPHMSRAGIEAQIPNRPMVFPQLVAADLSRFQVPSPRHNLNTPAQPRPKQESLPPDLNISFQSSGSPGRPSSGVLVDSQQPDLALQL